A DNA window from Loxodonta africana isolate mLoxAfr1 chromosome 7, mLoxAfr1.hap2, whole genome shotgun sequence contains the following coding sequences:
- the LOC100673722 gene encoding olfactory receptor 51H1-like, with the protein MADYNYSHFQHLYFILTGIPGLEQKYYWMAFPLGAVYIIALSGNGIIISTIKSESSLHIPMYYFLCMLALADMGLALCTLPSMLGIFWFNYKFIAFDACLVQMYFIHTFSAIESGVLVAMAFDRVVAIWNPLRYSTILTNGVVYRTGAVILTRAACVVFPVPFLIKRLPFYRANTLSHSFCLHQDVMHLACASTRVNSLYGLIAVIFTKGSDSLSILLSYVFILWTVMAIASGEGRLKALNTCISHICAVLIFYVPLIGVSVIHRFGTQLSPLTHALLANAYLLVPPVLNPIVYTVKTKEIRRKITQAFVQTKVTAEC; encoded by the coding sequence ATGGCAGATTATAACTACTCCCATTTCCAACACCTTTACTTTATATTAACTGGAATTCCAGGACTTGAACAAAAGTATTACTGGATGGCATTCCCACTGGGGGCTGTATATATCATCGCCCTCTCTGGCAATGGCATCATCATCTCTACTATCAAGTCTGAATCCTCTCTGCATATCCCTATGTACTACTTTCTGTGTATGTTAGCATTGGCAGACATGGGACTTGCCCTCTGTACTTTGCCCTCTATGCTAGGCATATTCTGGTTTAACTACAAGTTCATCGCCTTTGATGCATGCCTAGTTCAGATGTACTTCATCCACACCTTCTCAGCCATTGAGTCAGGTGTTCTGGTGGCCATGGCCTTTGATCGGGTTGTGGCAATCTGGAACCCTCTCAGGTACAGCACTATCTTAACCAATGGCGTGGTCTACAGAACTGGAGCTGTCATCTTGACCAGAGCAGCCTGTGTTGTGTTTCCTGTGCCTTTCCTCATCAAGAGACTCCCTTTTTACCGCGCCAACACCCTCTCCCACTCCTTTTGCCTCCATCAAGATGTCATGCACCTTGCCTGTGCCAGCACCCGTGTCAACAGTCTCTATGGCCTTATTGCTGTCATCTTCACTAAGGGTTCCGATTCCCTCTCCATCCTCCTTTCCTATGTGTTCATACTCTGGACAGTAATGGCTATCGCCTCAGGAGAGGGGCGGCTGAAGGCACTCAACACTTGTATTTCACACATCTGTGCTGTACTCATCTTCTATGTGCCACTCATTGGAGTGTCTGTCATTCACCGCTTTGGAACGCAGCTTTCCCCACTGACCCATGCACTCCTGGCTAATGCCTACCTTCTTGTACCCCCTGTGCTGAACCCCATAGTCTATACTGTGAAGACCAAGGAGATACGAAGGAAGATCACCCAGGCATTTGTTCAAACCAAGGTGACTGCAGAGTGTTAG